In Tiliqua scincoides isolate rTilSci1 chromosome 16, rTilSci1.hap2, whole genome shotgun sequence, the DNA window acttggatgggagactgcgggggaataccgggtgctgtaggcttagaccatgatcttggaagctaaacagggtcaggcctggttagtacttggatgggagaccgcctgggaatactgggtctcttgtgtgctccctggggcatttggtgggccactgtgagatacaggaagctggactaaatgggcctatggcctgatccagtggggctgttcttatgttcttatagaacatactaagagccctgctggctcaggccaagagcccatctagtctagcttcccatatctcacagtttCCCGCCAGATGCCTAAGCGCGGCcacctccctctcttcctttagCTCTATTCCCCTCTTAtttttcaaatctagggagcacaggaggaggaggggaggaggaaatagACTGAGATAAAAACTCATTGCCTGAGGCAACATTCTCActctgcctcatggatggacctACCCTGATTGGTAAGTCCAGTATAAACTTTTAAAGtgataaactctctctctctctctctctctctctctctcgctctctctctctccagtgttAAAGCCAGTCAACCAATCGCAGCTGAGGTGGAATAAGGAaggcattctatacaacatgTGGTTCAACAACGAAAGCCTCACAGTCCAGCTTCCCGGATTGTATTTTGTCTATTGTCACCTGCACTTCTACGTGCGCGAATGCAGCGACAAAAGCCGCATCCAAAGCCTGGAACTCCTTGTGAACAACATCTCCATGAAGCACACGACGCGCAGTCTGTGCGACCCCACGAAATCAACCCGAAACATTTACGAGGACCTCTTCCAAGTCCTTCTGGTGGAACTGAAGAGAGGTGACCAGATCGTGGTCAGAATCGATCCGTTTGCGTACGTGGATGTGGCCCTCTCTCCGAAGAACAATGTTTTAGGAGCCTTCAAGTATACTGGTGAAGAATGGGGAATGCCATTGCCCAGCAGTAATTAAATCACAATTGCGCTCCTTCTTTTCCATGTACCAAACCCAATCTCCTTGGAAGAGGCCACGGGATACTTGGTAGCCCTTATGCTGCAGCTCTGTCCATTGTCATTTATCAAGATCTACTGGGTGCCAGACCCAGACCCAAGCTAATTCTGGTCAACTGGAAGAAAAAAGTGGTCCAAGGAGAGGCTGAGTTTCCATAGGAATGGACAAACGGGACAGTCTCACCTCAGGCCCCATATGTTCCCATCCTATAAATGGATGAGCGGATGACCCAGTCTGTTTAAATTAGTTTACGTCCTATTCTAAGCTGCAGAGTTTGTGGCTGGGCCAAAAGTCCACAGCAGATAATTTGGCATTCCAAACTGGGGGGTTTCAAAACTTGGGGGGGTCGAAACTGGACTCTGTCAAAACTTCCACCAGCCGAACTTATTCTGCCATCGCTTGTTTTGCAGCAGCTATAAAGGTGCTTCAATCAGCGACTGCcattccaccacacacacacaccccacagtaCTCCATGCTATGTCTTTGCTCAGTGTCATTCTAAAGGGGGTTATAGGAAAAATATGACTGTCCCCCTGTGGTGGCTGACGTTTTTCTTGATCTCCACTGGGGCAAGAACGGCAGCTACCAATCAGTGGCATCTGGGAGGATGGTGAGTTTCATGTCCCCCCATATTGCACACCTCCACCAAAATACCTACAAGTGGCAGAATGGGAGGGGGAAGTTATCTGTGCCTGCCTTaggttaaggcagtgattttcaacctctttcgtctcatggcacactgacaaggaactaaaattgtcattGGTTTTTCAACAATGGACaatggcacaccatgctgttggttgagggctcacatccccaaaggcCTTATTAATAAaaggccctcccccaaactcccacggcacacctgaggactaTTTACAGCACAcacctgtgccatggcacagtggttgaaaatggctggttaaGGACATGTTTATCTCTCTCCTTGAAGTCAATGGTTTTATTCATCTGAgaactgaagtgaatggggaggggggagaggaattgCATCTTGCACATGGCTTTGGATATGAAATAATTTTCCCCCAAACCTGACATTTCATAGACTTTACATTTTTAACAGACACAATGTCAAGTTTCACCTCTGAAAGTTGGACTCAGAGGGATATTTGCACTCCTGAGATTTGTGGATGTATTTTGAGGTCACTGTGTAATTATTAATCAAATGCACTATTTTTGATACATGGGTGTCTTTTTCACTTGTTGTTTCCTTAGGAAAATCAGTCCACCGTTTTGGCACGATGGAGTTCCTTGCTTatctattttttgtttgttttgtttttttaaaaaaagaaaacacttttgtttttgcaaaatgACTCTGGAAAAGTGTGGGAAGGCAGACTCTGCGCATGTATGTCTTGATGATTTCAGCAACCCTGCCTGGGTGGGAATATAGGTGCCAGGGGTCTTGATAAGGGAACTCCCTGAATCCCTTGGACAGCTCCCAAGAGGAGGGAACTGACAGCCAGATCTCTGCTTCTCTGCAGTGCCACTTATATAATGTCCAGAGATGTTATTTCAACTCTTCAGTCCTGGTGATCAGAGGAACCAGTAGGGGCTTGGCTGGTCATATATAATAGTGAATTCATTCTTGGTCCGTCAGCAGGAGCTCTAGCCCCACTGAATattctattccagtgtttctcaaactggagaaacccactaggtgggtcgcaagccaatttcaggtgggtccccccattcatttcaatattttatttttaatagattagacttgatgctaccatggaatgtgaaatgttacagacctgtacttttaacagctactatgtacagggtgacccaaaaaaaaaaaacaaaaaaaaaaacagaacccataacaattttattaaatcctacaaaggtccagtaaatttcaagaaacttactggactcaaacttattgagtttgaggaagattattgttccaatatttcatgcacaaagtcgacttgtataccctgaaagaaaaaagaagaaaaattaaaatttacagttttattcaaagatttgtgggttctgtttttttttggggggggggggtcaccctgtatatatttttaacaatgatagtcaattgggcttactcctgggtaagtgtgtataggattgcagcctaggattgttaaaaattttcctgcttgatgatgtcacttccggtcatgacatcacttccggtgggttctgacagattcttattctaaaaagtgggtcctggtgctaaatgtgtgagaaccactggtctactgtgaattgcagcaattttcaatgtgttttttttttctgctgatggCTCACTGATCACTGTTgtctttgcttcttgtgatgtcacttctggcttctgggagaatCTTCCCGGTTCTGTGGCtttatttctagggcaactgtgtgTAGTAAGGAATTGTCTGACCCTCTTCCCCTACTGGCTTTCCCtggctctgctggcagaggaacaGACAAATCCTTACCACAGACAGTTGCTGAGAAACGAAGCTACTGCTCTCCATACTCTCATGCACCCCcgcagaccttttgcagcacaccggttgaaaatggctgatgtattGCAGCAGTCAAGTTTCACATAGAATACACTGCCTGTTTTGGGGCTCTGTATTTTAAGGAGGACAATGAGAAGCTGGAATGGGTTCAGAGAAGGACTCCaaaggggtctggaaaccaagtccagTAAGGAATGATTAAAATAATGTggtgtgtttagcctggagaaatgAAGCCTAAGGAGGGAGATGGTTGTCATCTTCAAGTGTCTGAAGGGCTGtctgtcgtatacttggtctcacactcccagggttttgggtgctcagagttgttggttctgaaccctagagccctcaaagatccgtgttcggtagtactgccaccaccctgtaagagccagtgcctcagtccagggaaactgagaccctctaggcttaactatatccctcgtaggcactgagc includes these proteins:
- the TNFSF8 gene encoding tumor necrosis factor ligand superfamily member 8, which gives rise to MSFQPEQKRFLQMNGPQEDMSEKNLTRQLNAPIQSYFYVVIASFTLCLLAALGTILVLVLQRTGSTAQCDGHQRNQNQEIILQSVTSEKATAYLQVLKPVNQSQLRWNKEGILYNMWFNNESLTVQLPGLYFVYCHLHFYVRECSDKSRIQSLELLVNNISMKHTTRSLCDPTKSTRNIYEDLFQVLLVELKRGDQIVVRIDPFAYVDVALSPKNNVLGAFKYTGEEWGMPLPSSN